One Kwoniella dejecticola CBS 10117 chromosome 11, complete sequence DNA segment encodes these proteins:
- a CDS encoding methionine aminopeptidase, type II, with translation MTPVAVPTLEDLSIAEKEKKPDVVENEEEDGEDDDDVEGDETPGAGDAKKKKKKKKSKKKKSAALTQSEPPRVGLSKIFKNGVYPAGQEVEYKNDTTSRITSAEMREKERLAQDDPSTRYQNIRKAGEVHRQVRAYAQKNIKPGMKMVDIADMIENGTRALVEENGFDSGIGFPTGLSVNEVAAHYTPNPGDTKVLNNGDVMKVDFGVHVNGRIVDSAFTLNFGDPAWDKLLEAVKDATNTGISEAGIDVRLCDVGEAIQEVMESYEVEVNGKTYPVKSISNLNGHSIAPYSIHGGVGEKPGKSVPIVKQHGSSIDTQKMEEGEYFAIETFGSTGKGRVDEQGACSHYALSQHAPERYTGHHQSAKTLLASIRRNFGSLPFCRRYLEHVGEKNYLLALNTLVKENIVLDYPPLVDPQPGAMTAQFEHTILLRPTCKEVVSRGDDY, from the exons ATGACGCCGGTCGCCGTGCCAACATTGGAGGATCTAAGCATAgccgagaaagagaagaagccaGACGTGGtagagaacgaagaggaggatggggaggacgacgacgacgtAGAGGGAGACGAGACTCCAGGTGCTGGAG ATgcaaagaagaaaaagaagaagaagaagt cgaagaagaagaagtctgCTGCTTTGACGCAATCTGAACCTCCTCGAGTTGGACTGAGTAAGATCTTCAAAAATGGTGTCTACCCAGCGGGACAAGAAGTCGAATACAAAAATGA CACGACTTCCCGGATAACGAGTGCCgagatgagggagaaagaacgaCTAGCCCAAGATGATCCCTCGACCCGATATCAGAATATACGTAAAGCAGGAGAAGTACATCGACAAGTGCGCGCGTACGCTcagaagaatatcaagccCGGTATGAAGATGGTAGATATCGCAGATATGATAGAGAACGGTACGAGGGCTTTAGTCGAGGAGAATGGCTTCGACAGTGGGATCGGATTCCCAACTGGTTTAAGTGTCAATGAGGTGGCTGCTCATTATACCCCTAATCCCGGAGATacgaaag TGCTGAACAACGGGGATGTGATGAAAGTGGATTTCGGTGTGCATGTTAATGGCCGAATAGTGGATTCAGCATTCACCTTGAACTTTGGTGACCCCGCTTGGGACAAATTGTtggaagctgtcaaagatgCAACGAATACCGGTATAAGC GAAGCAGGTATTGACGTCCGATTATGTGATGTCGGAGAAGCGATACAAGAAGTGATGGAATCTtacgaagttgaagtcaaCGGAAAGACATACCCCGTCAAATCCATATCGAACCTTAACGGCCATTCGATAGCTCCGTACAGCATACATGGTGGAGTAGGGGAGAAACCTGGAAAATCAGTACCGATCGTGAAACAACATGGATCGAGTATCGATACtcagaagatggaagagggtgaaTACTTTGCGATTGAGACTTTTGGCTCTACCGGAAAAGGCAGGGTGGACGAGCAAGGCGCATGCTCGCATTATGCTTTGAGTCAACATGCTCCTGAGAGGTATACTGGACA CCATCAATCCGCGAAGACTCTATTGGCGTCTATAAGGAGGAATTTCGGCTCGTTGCCTTTCTGTAGAAGGTATCTTGAACATGTCGGAGAGAAGAATTACCTTCTTGCG CTCAACACACTGGTTAAGGAGAACATCGTCTTAGATTATCCACCTTTAGTTGACCCTCAGCCTGGCGCTATGACGGCTCAATTC GAACACACTATTCTACTACGACCGACTTGTAAAGAAGTCGTTTCTCGAGGAGACGATTACTAG